A region from the Pseudomonas sp. P8_229 genome encodes:
- a CDS encoding DotU/TssL family secretion system protein — protein sequence MSQGSAASLGLQDAPLSSAFRQTWQQWQVDWSQLPKDSEDEAALVDTVVELSTQASQRLWRTAYSRVGDSATEQVKALVYAFVALVDETLLFTPWPGQAAWQDKPLESRLYASRQAGEQLPAAIQTLLDEQQPISRDLANVYLQCLILGFNGRLRGEHSQAQLEKWRLALFNFAWQDDASYADVSQRLAQPSLIAPLQLPVRSALPDGFRLALGIVAMVLLLTGLGQFFWRDIRLELEPVLQISDPAITSEQDS from the coding sequence ATGTCGCAAGGAAGTGCCGCAAGCCTGGGGTTGCAGGACGCACCGCTGAGCAGCGCGTTCCGCCAGACCTGGCAGCAATGGCAGGTGGACTGGAGCCAGTTGCCCAAGGACAGCGAAGACGAAGCGGCGCTGGTCGACACTGTGGTCGAGTTGTCGACGCAGGCTTCGCAACGATTGTGGCGCACGGCGTATTCGCGGGTCGGCGATTCGGCCACCGAACAGGTCAAGGCGCTGGTTTACGCGTTTGTCGCACTGGTCGATGAAACGCTGCTGTTTACGCCCTGGCCCGGGCAGGCCGCGTGGCAGGACAAGCCGCTGGAGTCGCGGCTGTACGCCAGTCGGCAGGCCGGTGAGCAACTGCCGGCGGCGATTCAGACTCTGCTCGACGAACAGCAACCCATCAGCCGCGACCTGGCCAACGTCTATCTGCAATGCCTGATCCTTGGCTTCAACGGTCGCCTGCGCGGCGAACACAGCCAGGCGCAACTGGAGAAATGGCGCCTGGCGCTGTTCAACTTTGCCTGGCAGGACGATGCCAGTTACGCGGATGTCAGTCAGCGGCTGGCGCAGCCCTCACTGATCGCGCCGTTGCAACTGCCGGTGCGCAGCGCATTGCCGGACGGTTTTCGGCTGGCGCTGGGCATTGTCGCGATGGTGTTGCTGCTGACCGGCCTCGGGCAGTTTTTCTGGCGTGACATTCGGTTGGAGCTTGAGCCAGTGCTGCAAATCAGCGATCCGGCGATCACGTCGGAGCAAGACTCATGA
- the tssK gene encoding type VI secretion system baseplate subunit TssK: MSLLPDAVCWHEGMQLLPQHFQLQGLRAEALGAHLAQACNPWFWGVSHMDFDPSALSAGVVRLLSLQGTMPDGLPVNLQAGSGPILELDVSAAIRATDDATVTVYLAISPLWRAGQLLPLKGRLQSVVGEALPDLTSGEFPESITVWRPNPRLCTQANKADSICLPLLKVRKEGGGFLPLAYTPPTPVLLPDAPLGRRVAGLCARAREKCMFLGGRLRQAQQAGNQDDALEIRRQLTALWARLPEVEGALNSRIAHPQSVYVQLLGLAGAWSALDPLAGVPAFAPLDFLELQRGYDAVLQWLETTLELIRAGYRSLPFERGEQSFSIQLPDEQPSQRLVIGLRMPNGASEQAAGDWLRGAIIASAPHIALLSRQRMSGLTHQAMSRSEQVAYSVGEDTRLFVVTAQGAWFDAQLPLMIAAPAAKLTSSPWQVVLFVAQNSESA; this comes from the coding sequence ATGAGTCTGCTACCTGACGCGGTTTGCTGGCACGAAGGCATGCAATTGCTGCCCCAGCATTTTCAGTTGCAGGGCCTGCGTGCCGAAGCCCTCGGCGCGCACCTGGCGCAAGCATGCAACCCCTGGTTCTGGGGCGTCAGCCACATGGACTTCGACCCTTCGGCGCTCAGCGCTGGCGTGGTACGACTGCTGTCGTTGCAGGGGACGATGCCCGACGGTTTGCCGGTCAATCTGCAAGCCGGCAGCGGGCCGATACTGGAGCTGGATGTCAGCGCGGCAATCAGAGCCACCGACGATGCCACCGTCACCGTTTACCTGGCGATCAGCCCGTTGTGGCGCGCCGGGCAACTGCTGCCGCTCAAGGGGCGTTTGCAGTCGGTGGTCGGCGAGGCGTTACCGGATCTCACCAGCGGCGAATTTCCTGAATCGATCACCGTGTGGCGGCCCAATCCGCGCCTGTGTACGCAGGCGAACAAGGCCGATTCGATCTGTCTGCCGCTGTTGAAAGTGCGCAAGGAAGGCGGCGGTTTCCTGCCATTGGCCTATACACCGCCGACTCCGGTGCTGTTGCCCGACGCGCCGTTGGGCCGGCGTGTCGCCGGATTGTGCGCACGGGCGCGGGAGAAATGCATGTTCCTCGGCGGGCGTCTGCGTCAGGCGCAACAGGCTGGCAATCAGGACGATGCGCTGGAGATTCGCCGGCAATTGACCGCGTTGTGGGCACGCCTGCCGGAAGTCGAAGGTGCACTCAACAGCCGCATCGCCCATCCGCAGAGTGTGTATGTGCAACTGCTGGGTCTGGCTGGCGCGTGGTCGGCACTCGATCCGCTGGCCGGGGTGCCGGCGTTCGCGCCGCTGGATTTTCTCGAGTTGCAGCGCGGTTACGACGCGGTGCTGCAATGGCTGGAAACCACCCTGGAACTGATCCGCGCCGGTTATCGCAGCCTGCCGTTCGAACGTGGTGAGCAGAGCTTCTCCATTCAGTTGCCGGATGAGCAGCCGAGCCAGCGACTGGTGATCGGCCTGCGCATGCCCAACGGTGCCAGCGAGCAGGCCGCTGGTGACTGGCTGCGCGGCGCGATCATCGCTTCAGCGCCGCACATTGCCTTGCTCAGCCGCCAGCGCATGAGCGGTCTGACTCACCAGGCGATGAGCCGCAGCGAGCAGGTGGCGTATAGCGTCGGTGAAGACACGCGGCTGTTCGTGGTCACTGCCCAAGGGGCGTGGTTCGACGCGCAACTGCCGTTGATGATTGCCGCGCCCGCCGCGAAGCTGACCAGCAGTCCGTGGCAAGTGGTGCTGTTTGTCGCCCAGAACAGCGAAAGTGCCTGA
- the tssC gene encoding type VI secretion system contractile sheath large subunit — MPAAAQNQASDNAAAETLSLLDRIIAEGRMAHDDSQQDYARDMLAEFATQVLDEGMAIDKDTVAMINDRISQIDELISAQLNEVLHHPDLQKLEASWRGLHMLVQNTETSTRLKLRLLNVTQKELQNDLEKAVEFDQSALFKKIYEEEYGTFGGHPFSLLVGDYTFGRHPQDIGLLEKLSNVAAAAHAPFIAAASPRLFDMNSFTELAVPRDLSKVFESQELIKWRSFRESEDSRYVSLVLPHFLLRLPYGPETSPVEGINYVEDVNGTDHSKYLWGNAAWALSQRITEAFAKYGWCAAIRGAEGGGAVEGLPAHTFRTSSGDLSLKCPTEVAITDRREKELNDLGFIALCHKKNSDIAVFFGGQTTNKSKVYNTNEANANARISAMLPYVLAASRFAHYLKVIMRDKVGSFMTRDNVQSYLNNWIADYVLINDNAPQEIKAQYPLREARVDVTEVAGKPGAYKATVFLRPHFQLEELTASIRLVATLPPPVAA; from the coding sequence ATGCCCGCCGCCGCCCAGAATCAAGCCAGCGACAATGCTGCAGCCGAGACTTTATCCCTGCTTGACCGAATCATCGCCGAGGGCCGCATGGCCCACGATGACAGTCAGCAAGATTACGCCCGCGACATGCTCGCGGAGTTCGCCACCCAGGTGCTTGACGAAGGCATGGCCATCGACAAGGACACCGTGGCAATGATCAACGACCGCATCAGCCAGATCGACGAACTGATCAGCGCCCAGCTCAACGAGGTGCTGCACCACCCTGATCTGCAGAAACTCGAAGCGTCCTGGCGTGGCCTGCACATGCTGGTGCAGAACACCGAAACCAGTACCCGCCTGAAACTGCGCCTGCTCAACGTCACGCAGAAAGAACTGCAGAACGACCTGGAAAAAGCCGTCGAGTTCGACCAGAGCGCGCTGTTCAAGAAGATCTACGAAGAGGAATACGGCACCTTCGGCGGGCACCCGTTCAGCCTGCTGGTGGGTGATTACACCTTCGGCCGGCACCCGCAGGACATCGGTCTGCTGGAGAAACTCTCGAACGTCGCCGCCGCCGCGCACGCACCGTTCATTGCCGCCGCCAGCCCGCGCCTGTTCGACATGAACAGCTTCACCGAACTGGCGGTACCCCGTGACTTGTCGAAAGTCTTCGAGAGCCAGGAGCTGATCAAGTGGCGCTCGTTCCGCGAGAGCGAAGACTCACGCTACGTGTCGCTGGTGCTGCCGCATTTCCTGCTGCGCCTGCCATATGGCCCGGAAACCTCGCCGGTCGAAGGCATCAATTACGTTGAAGACGTCAACGGCACCGACCACAGCAAGTACCTGTGGGGCAACGCCGCGTGGGCGCTGTCGCAACGCATCACCGAAGCCTTCGCCAAGTACGGCTGGTGCGCGGCGATCCGTGGTGCTGAAGGCGGCGGTGCGGTTGAAGGCCTGCCGGCGCATACCTTCCGTACCAGTTCCGGCGACCTGTCGCTCAAGTGCCCGACCGAAGTGGCGATCACCGACCGCCGCGAAAAAGAGCTCAACGACCTCGGCTTCATCGCCCTGTGCCACAAGAAGAACAGCGACATCGCGGTGTTCTTCGGCGGCCAGACCACCAACAAATCCAAGGTCTACAACACCAACGAGGCCAACGCCAACGCGCGGATCTCGGCGATGTTGCCGTACGTGCTGGCGGCCTCGCGTTTCGCCCATTACCTGAAGGTAATCATGCGCGACAAGGTCGGCAGCTTCATGACCCGCGATAACGTGCAGAGCTACCTCAACAACTGGATCGCCGACTACGTACTGATCAACGACAACGCGCCGCAGGAAATCAAGGCGCAGTACCCGTTGCGTGAGGCGCGAGTTGACGTCACCGAAGTGGCCGGCAAACCGGGCGCCTATAAGGCGACGGTGTTTTTGCGGCCGCACTTCCAGCTTGAGGAACTGACGGCATCGATCCGCCTGGTGGCGACGTTGCCGCCACCGGTTGCTGCCTAA
- the tssA gene encoding type VI secretion system protein TssA yields MSLPSTTLPDLIDQLLAPISAEQPCGVDLRYEREYDQLRDLRREDDTSLPTGVWQSAVKRANWPDVEALTTSLLLERSKDLMLAAWLGEAWLHLQALDGLPGSLALIASLCERYPEQLHPQAEDGDQSWRVIPLEWLVRRYSEVLLTRVPLFGPHHSDFEFYTLDVWRRLQVQQVKANDSKNAKTSADTARNEQKKLGDQIRVTPMAFWLRMQGNLLLSLQHLQRLDAWSERYLGEQGPGFHPLQETIQALLTLVQEFIAMHPQQPAPPPAVVEVPVAVAQPVEEAPAAQVFREPASREEAYRQLLLIAEYLARTEPHSPVPYLIRRGVEWGNKPLSELLGELISADAESRRLWTLLGVL; encoded by the coding sequence GTGAGCCTGCCATCGACGACTTTGCCGGACCTGATCGATCAGTTGCTGGCGCCCATCAGCGCCGAGCAACCCTGCGGGGTGGATTTGCGCTACGAGCGCGAGTACGACCAGTTGCGTGACCTGCGCCGCGAGGACGACACCAGCCTGCCGACCGGGGTCTGGCAGTCGGCAGTCAAACGGGCGAACTGGCCGGACGTGGAAGCGCTCACCACGAGCCTGCTGCTGGAGCGCAGCAAAGACCTGATGCTCGCTGCGTGGCTGGGCGAGGCGTGGCTGCATCTGCAAGCGCTGGATGGTTTGCCCGGCAGTCTCGCGCTGATCGCCAGCCTCTGCGAACGCTACCCCGAGCAATTGCACCCGCAGGCCGAGGACGGCGACCAGTCGTGGCGGGTGATTCCGCTGGAATGGCTGGTGCGCCGCTACAGTGAAGTCCTGCTGACCCGGGTGCCGCTGTTCGGCCCGCACCACAGTGATTTCGAGTTCTACACCCTGGACGTCTGGCGCCGCTTGCAGGTGCAGCAGGTCAAGGCCAACGACAGCAAGAACGCCAAGACCTCGGCTGACACCGCGCGCAACGAACAAAAAAAACTCGGCGACCAGATCCGGGTCACGCCCATGGCGTTCTGGCTGCGCATGCAGGGCAATCTGCTGTTGAGCTTGCAGCATCTACAGCGATTGGACGCCTGGAGCGAAAGGTATCTGGGTGAGCAGGGGCCGGGGTTTCACCCGTTGCAGGAAACCATTCAAGCGTTGCTGACGCTGGTTCAGGAGTTCATTGCCATGCACCCACAACAGCCGGCACCGCCACCTGCGGTGGTTGAGGTCCCTGTCGCCGTGGCACAACCGGTTGAAGAGGCGCCTGCCGCGCAGGTGTTCCGCGAGCCGGCCAGTCGTGAAGAGGCGTACCGACAATTGCTGCTGATTGCCGAATACCTGGCCCGCACCGAGCCTCATAGCCCCGTACCGTATCTGATACGACGCGGGGTGGAGTGGGGCAACAAGCCGTTGAGTGAATTGCTCGGCGAGTTGATCTCGGCGGACGCCGAATCGCGTCGTTTGTGGACCTTGCTCGGGGTGCTTTAG
- the tssB gene encoding type VI secretion system contractile sheath small subunit, giving the protein MAESTQHKLDRVRPPRVQITYDVEIGDAIEKKELPLVVGILADLSGKPLEPLAKLTERRFTEIDRDNFNEVLASIGPRATLQVNNTLSGDDSKLNIELNFKHIDDFDPVKVVEQVTPLRRLFEARQRLRDLLTKLDGNDDLDKLLRDVIANTEGLQEIKSARPDTATPAADAEAPAEPQA; this is encoded by the coding sequence ATGGCAGAAAGTACTCAGCACAAGCTCGACCGGGTTCGCCCGCCCCGAGTGCAAATCACCTACGACGTCGAAATCGGCGATGCCATCGAGAAAAAAGAATTGCCGTTGGTCGTCGGAATTCTCGCCGACCTCTCGGGCAAGCCGCTCGAACCATTGGCAAAACTGACTGAACGGCGTTTTACCGAAATCGACCGTGACAACTTCAACGAAGTGCTCGCTTCGATCGGTCCACGCGCCACCTTGCAGGTCAACAACACCCTCAGCGGTGACGACAGCAAGCTCAACATCGAACTCAACTTCAAACACATCGACGACTTCGACCCGGTCAAGGTGGTGGAGCAAGTCACCCCGTTGCGCCGCCTGTTCGAGGCACGCCAGCGCCTACGCGACCTGCTGACCAAACTCGATGGCAACGATGACCTGGACAAGCTGCTGCGCGACGTCATCGCCAACACCGAAGGCCTGCAGGAAATCAAGTCGGCTCGCCCAGACACCGCTACCCCGGCCGCTGACGCCGAGGCCCCGGCCGAACCGCAAGCCTGA
- a CDS encoding 2-hydroxyacid dehydrogenase yields the protein MPATVLVLVETINDYLPILEHQGFHLILAPTPAERAQAIATHGSRIDAVLTRGPLGLTADEIAALPILKIITVIGAGYEHVDLQAASDRGITVTNGAGVNASSVADHAMAMLLALVRDIPRCDAAVRRGEWPKIMRPSLANKRLGILGLGAVGMAIARRAHLGFDMQVSYHNRQVRSDVPYAFCSTPTELARASDFLIVATPGGIGTQHLVTRPVFDALGPKGFIVNIARASVIATADLIIALEQRRIAGAALDVFDHEPQVPDALKSLSNVILTPHVAGLSPEATQGTVELVGKNLVAFFSGEPVLTPIALPPRLGNQRVH from the coding sequence ATGCCCGCCACCGTTCTGGTACTGGTTGAAACCATCAATGACTATCTGCCGATTCTCGAGCATCAGGGTTTTCATCTGATCCTCGCGCCAACCCCTGCCGAACGGGCGCAAGCCATCGCCACCCATGGCTCGCGAATCGACGCGGTGCTGACCCGAGGTCCGCTGGGCCTGACCGCCGATGAAATCGCCGCCCTGCCGATCCTGAAGATCATCACCGTGATCGGCGCCGGTTACGAGCATGTTGACCTGCAGGCCGCCAGCGATCGCGGGATCACCGTGACCAACGGCGCCGGAGTCAACGCCTCGTCGGTGGCCGACCATGCCATGGCGATGCTGCTGGCGCTGGTGCGTGACATTCCGCGTTGCGACGCCGCCGTGCGCCGGGGTGAATGGCCGAAAATCATGCGTCCGTCGCTGGCCAACAAACGCTTGGGGATTCTCGGGCTGGGCGCGGTGGGCATGGCGATTGCCAGGCGCGCCCACCTCGGTTTCGACATGCAGGTCAGTTACCACAACCGGCAGGTGCGCAGCGATGTGCCGTACGCGTTCTGCTCGACGCCGACCGAACTGGCGCGGGCCTCGGATTTTCTGATCGTTGCCACGCCGGGCGGAATCGGCACCCAGCATCTGGTGACCCGTCCGGTGTTCGATGCACTGGGCCCGAAGGGCTTCATCGTCAATATCGCCCGAGCGAGTGTCATCGCCACCGCCGACTTGATCATCGCCCTGGAGCAACGGCGGATTGCCGGTGCCGCGCTGGACGTGTTCGATCACGAACCGCAGGTGCCGGATGCGCTGAAAAGCCTGAGCAACGTGATTCTAACGCCGCACGTCGCCGGCCTGTCACCGGAAGCCACCCAAGGCACGGTAGAACTGGTGGGGAAAAACCTGGTGGCGTTCTTTTCCGGAGAACCGGTGCTGACCCCGATTGCGCTACCGCCGCGCCTGGGTAATCAGCGGGTGCACTAA
- a CDS encoding type VI secretion system protein, with translation MSVLTIVAWVVALLLLPVIIAVAVWWLRTQSGAAIRSFYAAVRHMEQEQGSHDRYQMPWLLLLGDEAQGTQLVSEWRLQPTDKPAWFGRWWSDPEGAVLVVPQALFLPDDGMHLQRGGWWRLLGLILRLRSKRPLDGVVWTVPASRLGSLEQSTQLGLAARRRFIDLLQRFGLSVPVYVIITGLEELPGFQELISALPDEARERTLGWSTPYARDAVWQGQWSDQALDRLHRAVSEAVIEIGTLSGHLSADLYALPERLETLRRGLQSVLEPVFQGNAQGEAPCFRGVYLTANQPSDDALDGFSADDSSLQRSAFMRPLWRERLVGERGLAQGVPRLLRLRQRWQRITAGVALVVGVVWAVAMVWIWRDSVRDAHELARLMQGAQKSYVAVTDEAHRIEPTRRNVQSFWRVLEKAPHWHYVSLVFPTSWFSSFDTRIEQELFRSTQRHMLVPLHDLLVAELAKIKAIRSTDRRNSVESEDPAQWQNYQKATDLVDRALRLEQQNQLFGEVQNNQRVPLDDLVQLSNSALSLNLNAATLPHAAYYNRLLAAGDSGDLQALDLSVERPLIVSNFTGLMERWLDQYFLADNFVSKAGYLKLHLEQLEAGSGNSLSELEDLRALIDDLQAAIALTNSTWSRGKGQELVPGYRDFLDKVRKSSLLGPAVEQQLDQQAGKLQQSFRDQWIAQVGSRGNLLVQQGSGQLALQEQVVKLNNAVQALFKRDFVSVAMRASQDNVNLQGQTVDGDDLNTSLSYFASYKSYVAEELPRIPPAYREALLQAAESAAAQAMWLSLKDHNDQTQPYAVFNVKAEQAMALQKAFVEVHRSDLASRLQGALNRRALAQIVSGLEEITAQPLFGGRTEISQWDGSKNLGLQLYGASDVQDLKLSLKQQFNTMLGITERRTSALQWLTTQQGNLSALDYERVTQFSALNDELLKYKDANPASSPAQIEQLVSRDFVEMDTGTCVQTLQTANIAGGRGTLAMRAVELQQSAMQRCQFLQQQQAAAAWNELATYFNQYLADRFPFANGVQAQDADPARVQHFLEIIDKRLAVAQAGLVLSQTPERLAAEDFLNRLKQASVWLTPLFVRDKSGILGVELDVRWRTDREEEKGADQVIAWGLLAGNQQISYPGAEQPNLRWMVGQPIRLTLRWARNGKERPVNDPLQPNLVVRDMEAGWEYGGPWSLLRLMRAHFSVQRQPNLDYTDFPLALRLPVTAATDSVTSESTRMFVRLSLMSQGSKLPLAIPPLPTRAPRSPYQLSGATAALDARKEEGL, from the coding sequence ATGAGCGTCCTGACGATTGTCGCTTGGGTGGTCGCGCTGCTGTTGCTGCCGGTGATCATCGCCGTGGCCGTATGGTGGTTGCGTACCCAGAGCGGCGCGGCAATTCGCAGTTTTTATGCTGCGGTGCGCCACATGGAGCAAGAGCAGGGCAGTCACGATCGCTACCAGATGCCATGGCTGCTGTTGCTCGGTGATGAAGCCCAGGGCACGCAACTGGTCAGCGAGTGGCGTTTGCAGCCGACCGACAAACCGGCGTGGTTCGGTCGCTGGTGGTCCGATCCCGAAGGGGCGGTGCTGGTGGTGCCGCAGGCGTTGTTCCTGCCCGATGACGGCATGCACCTGCAGCGTGGCGGCTGGTGGCGTCTGCTCGGACTGATTTTGCGTCTGCGCAGCAAACGCCCGCTGGACGGAGTGGTCTGGACAGTGCCGGCCAGTCGCCTGGGGAGTCTGGAGCAGTCCACCCAGCTCGGTCTGGCGGCGCGCCGACGTTTCATTGATCTGCTGCAACGCTTCGGCTTGAGTGTGCCGGTGTACGTGATCATCACCGGTCTTGAGGAATTGCCCGGGTTTCAGGAACTGATCAGCGCGCTGCCCGACGAGGCGCGCGAGCGCACCCTGGGTTGGTCGACACCCTACGCCCGCGACGCGGTGTGGCAGGGACAGTGGAGCGATCAGGCGCTGGATCGCCTGCACCGCGCGGTGTCGGAAGCGGTGATCGAAATCGGCACCTTGTCCGGGCACTTGAGTGCTGATCTGTATGCCTTGCCGGAGCGTCTGGAGACATTGCGTCGCGGCTTGCAGAGCGTGCTCGAACCGGTGTTTCAGGGCAACGCCCAGGGTGAGGCACCGTGTTTTCGCGGCGTGTATCTGACTGCCAATCAGCCGTCGGACGATGCGCTGGACGGCTTTTCCGCTGACGACAGCAGCTTGCAGCGCAGTGCGTTCATGCGCCCGTTGTGGCGCGAACGACTGGTGGGTGAACGCGGCCTGGCCCAGGGCGTGCCACGTCTGCTGCGTTTGCGCCAGCGTTGGCAGCGGATCACCGCCGGCGTCGCGCTGGTGGTCGGGGTGGTGTGGGCGGTAGCGATGGTCTGGATCTGGCGCGACTCGGTGCGCGATGCTCACGAACTGGCGCGGCTGATGCAGGGCGCACAGAAGAGTTATGTCGCGGTCACCGACGAGGCGCACCGGATCGAGCCAACCCGGCGCAATGTGCAGAGCTTCTGGCGGGTGCTGGAGAAAGCCCCACACTGGCATTACGTGTCGCTGGTATTTCCGACCTCGTGGTTTTCTTCTTTCGATACCCGGATCGAACAGGAGCTGTTTCGCTCCACCCAGCGCCACATGCTGGTACCGCTGCACGATTTGCTGGTCGCGGAACTGGCGAAAATCAAGGCGATCCGCAGCACCGACCGGCGCAACAGCGTGGAAAGCGAAGACCCGGCGCAGTGGCAGAACTATCAGAAGGCGACGGACCTGGTGGATCGGGCATTGCGTCTGGAACAACAGAATCAGCTGTTCGGTGAAGTGCAGAACAACCAACGGGTGCCGCTGGATGATCTGGTGCAACTGAGCAACAGCGCGTTGTCACTGAACCTCAACGCCGCCACCTTGCCCCACGCCGCTTACTACAATCGGCTGCTGGCGGCGGGCGACAGCGGCGACTTGCAGGCGCTGGACCTGAGCGTGGAGCGGCCGCTGATCGTCAGCAACTTCACCGGGCTGATGGAGCGCTGGCTCGATCAGTATTTCCTCGCCGACAACTTCGTCAGCAAGGCCGGTTACCTCAAGCTGCATCTGGAGCAATTGGAGGCGGGCAGCGGCAACAGCCTGAGCGAGCTGGAGGATCTGCGTGCGCTGATCGACGATCTACAAGCGGCCATCGCTCTGACCAACTCGACGTGGAGTCGCGGCAAGGGCCAGGAACTGGTGCCGGGCTATCGCGATTTCCTCGACAAGGTGCGCAAGAGTTCATTGCTTGGGCCGGCTGTCGAGCAGCAACTGGACCAGCAGGCGGGCAAGCTGCAACAGAGCTTTCGCGATCAGTGGATCGCCCAGGTCGGTTCGCGCGGCAACCTGCTGGTACAGCAGGGCAGCGGGCAACTGGCGCTGCAGGAACAGGTGGTCAAGCTCAACAACGCGGTGCAGGCGCTGTTCAAGCGTGACTTCGTGTCGGTTGCCATGCGCGCCAGTCAGGACAACGTCAACCTGCAGGGCCAGACCGTCGACGGCGACGACCTCAATACCTCGCTCAGCTACTTCGCCAGCTACAAGAGTTATGTCGCCGAAGAGTTGCCGCGCATCCCGCCGGCGTATCGCGAAGCCTTGCTGCAAGCCGCCGAAAGCGCCGCCGCTCAGGCGATGTGGCTCAGCCTCAAGGATCACAACGACCAGACTCAGCCTTATGCCGTGTTCAATGTGAAGGCCGAACAGGCCATGGCCCTGCAGAAAGCCTTCGTCGAAGTGCACCGCAGCGATCTGGCGTCGCGTCTGCAAGGGGCGTTGAACCGGCGGGCACTGGCGCAGATCGTCAGCGGCCTGGAGGAAATCACCGCACAGCCGTTGTTCGGCGGCCGTACCGAAATCAGCCAGTGGGACGGCTCGAAAAACCTCGGTCTGCAACTGTACGGCGCCAGCGATGTGCAGGACCTGAAGCTGAGTCTCAAGCAGCAGTTCAACACCATGCTCGGCATTACCGAACGGCGTACCTCGGCGTTGCAGTGGCTGACGACTCAGCAGGGCAATCTGTCGGCGCTGGATTACGAGCGGGTGACCCAGTTCAGCGCACTCAACGACGAACTGCTCAAGTACAAGGACGCCAACCCGGCCAGTTCTCCTGCGCAGATCGAACAACTGGTCAGCCGCGACTTTGTCGAGATGGACACCGGCACCTGCGTGCAGACGTTGCAGACGGCCAACATCGCCGGCGGTCGCGGCACCCTGGCGATGCGCGCGGTGGAGTTGCAACAGAGCGCCATGCAGCGCTGCCAGTTCCTGCAACAACAGCAGGCTGCGGCGGCGTGGAACGAGCTGGCGACCTATTTCAATCAATACCTCGCCGATCGCTTTCCGTTTGCCAACGGTGTGCAGGCGCAAGATGCCGACCCGGCGCGGGTCCAGCACTTTCTGGAAATCATCGACAAGCGTCTGGCGGTGGCCCAGGCCGGACTGGTCCTGAGTCAGACCCCGGAGCGGCTGGCCGCCGAAGATTTTCTCAATCGCCTGAAGCAGGCCAGCGTATGGCTGACGCCGCTGTTCGTGCGCGACAAGAGTGGCATCCTCGGGGTTGAGCTCGACGTGCGCTGGCGCACCGACCGCGAAGAAGAGAAGGGTGCCGATCAGGTGATTGCCTGGGGCCTGCTGGCGGGAAATCAGCAGATCAGCTACCCCGGTGCCGAACAGCCGAACCTGCGCTGGATGGTCGGTCAGCCGATTCGCCTGACCTTGCGCTGGGCGCGTAACGGCAAGGAGCGCCCGGTTAACGATCCGTTGCAACCGAACCTGGTGGTGCGCGACATGGAGGCCGGTTGGGAGTACGGCGGGCCGTGGTCGTTGCTGCGCCTGATGCGCGCGCACTTTTCCGTGCAGCGTCAGCCGAACCTCGATTACACCGATTTTCCGCTGGCGTTGCGCCTGCCAGTGACGGCGGCGACCGACAGTGTCACCAGCGAATCTACCCGGATGTTCGTGCGCCTGTCGCTGATGAGTCAGGGCTCGAAACTGCCGCTGGCGATTCCGCCGCTGCCGACCCGCGCACCGCGTTCGCCCTATCAACTGAGTGGCGCCACCGCCGCTCTGGACGCCCGTAAAGAGGAGGGGTTGTGA
- a CDS encoding DUF4822 domain-containing protein, with amino-acid sequence MQKSALTCLLLAGLLFPFASVAQQAPASIDVRELASSPRWLTTRVYIEGAAETDVKDNYPGVVGISTWDPERNRYEFFYTDTGNSKYNNGGGGYFFVTGDHNEHVLVPDIGTTKTIDRRLEALNKNEFTYSREVPREMVESNPLVRIYVVHAPYTGTVETTSAFIQ; translated from the coding sequence ATGCAAAAAAGTGCTCTGACCTGCCTGTTGCTTGCAGGATTGCTGTTTCCTTTCGCCAGCGTGGCCCAGCAGGCCCCGGCGAGTATCGACGTTCGCGAACTAGCCTCCTCACCTCGATGGCTGACCACCCGGGTCTATATCGAAGGCGCTGCCGAAACCGACGTAAAAGACAATTATCCCGGCGTCGTTGGCATATCGACCTGGGATCCCGAACGCAATCGTTATGAGTTCTTTTACACCGACACTGGAAATTCAAAATACAACAATGGCGGCGGTGGTTATTTCTTTGTCACCGGCGATCACAACGAACATGTTCTTGTCCCGGATATCGGCACCACCAAAACGATTGACCGACGTTTGGAAGCACTGAATAAAAATGAGTTCACTTACTCCCGGGAAGTGCCACGCGAAATGGTGGAAAGCAACCCGCTTGTACGCATCTACGTCGTTCACGCGCCTTACACCGGAACAGTAGAAACGACATCAGCCTTCATACAATAA